The following coding sequences are from one Nicotiana tomentosiformis chromosome 3, ASM39032v3, whole genome shotgun sequence window:
- the LOC117273815 gene encoding uncharacterized protein yields the protein MTLRYIPPQVVDRQPVVQLELQDVVEEEGKWNVAMIAYIIGENPGYNTMKRYIALHWLDITEPDLFLHDEGYYMIKFQSMVDMHKVFYDGPHTINNRPIIVKIWTPDFDLSQEFLADIPLWVILPKLPMSCWGSESLSKIASAIGKLLFADECTTKQTRISYARMLIEVNITKTLPTEITVMDPRGRKLQQQLAYDWKPNYCDKCQMIGHICPAQKGPKMQKNEKPKRRREQKKVTYEWRYKGPVGVETTNKVNR from the coding sequence ATGACACTTCGATACATACCTCCTCAAGTTGTTGATAGGCAACCAGTAGTGCAACTAGAACTTCAGGATGTGGTGGAAGAAGAGGGGAAATGGAATGTGGCGATGATTGCGTATATAATTGGAGAAAATCCTGGTTATAATACAATGAAGAGATATATTGCACTGCATTGGCTAGATATTACTGAACCTGACTTGTTCTTACATGATGAGGGTTATTATATGATTAAGTTCCAATCAATGGTGGATATGCACAAAGTGTTCTATGATGGTCCACACACCATCAACAATAGACCAATAATTGTAAAGATATGGACACCTGATTTTGATTTAAGCCAGGAATTCCTAGCTGATATCCCTCTATGGGTTATACTCCCTAAACTACCTATGAGTTGCTGGGGTAGTGAATCTCTAAGTAAGATCGCCAGTGCAATTGGAAAACTTTTATTTGCAGATGAATGCACTACCAAGCAAACAAGAATCTCCTATGCGAGGATGCTGATAGAAGTCAATATAACAAAGACCCTGCCTACAGAGATAACTGTTATGGATCCTAGAGGCAGAAAACTCCAACAGCAGTTGGCGTATGATTGGAAACCTAACTATTGTGACAAATGCCAGATGATTGGGCACATATGCCCTGCTCAGAAAGGGCCTAAAATGCAGAAGAATGAGAAGCCAAAACGAAGAAGAGAACAAAAGAAAGTAACATATGAATGGAGATATAAAGGACCAGTGGGGGTTGAAACTACCAACAAAGTGAATCGATAA
- the LOC138908077 gene encoding uncharacterized protein — MRSAEAQVVHCLVNGIIGDQECLLTVVYGYNTIEQRKQLWDNLIKIGHGANKPWILRGNFNYVLQLQDRINENPGHLYEVYDFTKCVQDLGINELAWEGDYYTWPNKQDGMDRIWSRIDRLFGNNEWIMQYGHITIVYDVPFISDHAPMSLNLTVDQGNKRISFKFFNVWAEHETFLSIVHQVWNQRVYRWTMQDIWVKLKKLRPLLRKLNIEEFKFIKQKIDTAMTELLIV; from the exons ATGAGATCAGCAG AAGCACAAGTTGTTCATTGCCTAGTCAATGGAATCATAGGAGATCAGGAATGTCTACTTACAGTGGTCTATGGATACAACACTATTGAGCAAAGGAAACAATTGTGGGATAACCTGATTAAGATTGGACATGGGGCCAACAAACCATGGATCCTTAGAGGAAATTTCAACTATGTATTGCAGCTTCAAGACAGGATCAACGAAAATCCAGGACACTTGTATGAGGTTTATGACTTCACAAAGTGTGTTCAAGATTTAGGTATTAATGAATTGGCATGGGAAGGGGATTACTACACTTGGCCTAACAAACAAGATGGAATGGATAGAATCTGGAGCAGAATCGATAGATTGTTTGGCAACAATGAATGGATAATGCAATATGGACATATCACTATTGTATATGATGTTCCTTTCATATCTGATCATGCTCCTATGAGCTTGAATCTCACAGTAGACCAGGGCAACAAGAGAATTTCTTTTAAGTTCTTCAATGTGTGGGCTGAACATGAAACCTTCCTAAGTATTGTACATCAAGTTTGGAACCAGAGAGTGTACAGGTGGACAATGCAGGACATCTGGGTGAAATTGAAGAAACTCAGACCATTACTCAGGAAACTTAATATTGAAGAGTTTAAATTCATCAAACAAAAGATTGATACTGCTATGACTGAGCTTCTCATAGTTTAA